A single genomic interval of Oncorhynchus gorbuscha isolate QuinsamMale2020 ecotype Even-year linkage group LG25, OgorEven_v1.0, whole genome shotgun sequence harbors:
- the nat16 gene encoding histidine N-acetyltransferase, protein MKIENSLPRPQLPETPPQTGLQFTVATEEDFEEIMAMSQDIYGGLDYLPTRYTAWLSESNRTVILARKQGKVIALESVCVIDDGDTMLVEGLRVAPQERGKGVAGVLLRFCSQLVKSKWPEVKVTRLTRDDQLGPKDFQKYRLITKQGILLVRFNAEDLKLRLSELGLHVTLAPSSEGTSQGSDTPLVPPVLLDLNEAHQMFLNSGLMSNVLPNATIVQDWQPFKPLPSNMAILLKKDIDWMVDDRDVPAVASLCTHPFRVPGGPYRVGDDTYYLNIDVFGKDIGLVLQQFLSHLRRHTATLKGYVMCQMFLDPPMWKPMVEFCRQTLKVELVKEYTEQCVVESDVM, encoded by the exons ATGAAGATTGAGAACAGCCTGCCCCGCCCCCAGCTCCCCGAGACCCCTCCCCAGACGGGCCTCCAGTTCACCGTAGCGACAGAAGAGGACTTTGAAGAGATCATGGCGATGAGCCAGGACATCTATGGAGGGCTGGACTACCTGCCGACCCGCTACACCGCCTGGCTGTCCGAGTCCAACCGCACCGTCATACTGGCCCGCAAGCAGGGCAAAGTG ATTGCCCTGGAGTCCGTGTGTGTGATAGATGACGGTGACACCATGCTGGTGGAGGGGTTACGTGTGGCCCcgcaggagagggggaagggcgTGGCAGGGGTGCTTCTGAGGTTCTGCTCACAGCTGGTCAAGTCCAAGTGGCCTGAGGTGAAGGTGACCAGGCTGACCCGCGACGACCAGCTGGGGCCCAAGGACTTTCAGAAGTACCGCCTCATCACCAAACAG GGCATCCTGCTAGTTCGCTTCAATGCCGAAGACCTCAAGCTCCGGCTCTCCGAACTGGGGCTGCATGTGACCCTCGCTCCCTCCTCTGAGGGTACCTCCCAGGGTTCTGACACCCCCCTGGTTCCCCCGGTCCTTCTGGACCTCAACGAGGCCCATCAGATGTTCCTCAACTCTGGCTTGATGTCCAACGTACTCCCTAACGCTACCATCGTCCAGGACTGGCAGCCGTTCAAGCCCCTACCCAGCAACATGGCCATTCTTCTGAAGAAG GACATCGACTGGATGGTGGACGACCGCGACGTCCCCGCCGTGGCCAGCCTCTGCACCCACCCCTTCCGGGTGCCTGGAGGTCCTTACCGAGTTGGTGACGACACGTACTACCTCAACATCGACGTGTTCGGTAAGGACATAGGCCTGGTGCTCCAGCAGTTCCTGAGTCACCTCCGGCGCCACACAGCCACCCTGAAGGGCTACGTCATGTGTCAGATGTTTCTGGATCCCCCCATGTGGAAACCCATGGTCGAATTCTGTCGCCAGACACTGAAGGTGGAGCTGGTTAAGGAATACACAGAGCAGTGCGTGGTCGAGTCGGATGTCATGTAG